A stretch of the Alosa alosa isolate M-15738 ecotype Scorff River chromosome 16, AALO_Geno_1.1, whole genome shotgun sequence genome encodes the following:
- the sox17 gene encoding transcription factor SOX-17, whose amino-acid sequence MSSPDAGYASDDQTQSQGANSIMMPVMGHCAWGADPLSPRTDTKGKGESCAGAPGRGKSEPRIRRPMNAFMVWAKDERKRLAQQNPDLHNAELSKMLGKSWKSLAVAEKRPFVEEAERLRVQHMHDHPNYKYRPRRRKQVKRIKRLDNNFLLQTGAPDPQASSLSLEGLGLAYHHHPHHEHAGYPLSAPPGGLAQYSESQALLGPVAFEAYSLPTPESSPLDEVESEGMFLPPHGQQDECPTLPSYHGYQVPLGDYAPPGHHPQGHLTNPHVHQHRSPHTQHQQQQQQHQHSSAHTHQHGATHTQQQARHSPHPQQQQQQQGGAHGLQQGSALALQHAGAHAHSPLSGVHTSPLSHPGSMFHRHLSAPPSETVLPSYMGCPASLGVFYGGGAKRPGGQHGQLSPPSDAPGPVASSAELLGDVDSSEFEQYLPYGAPDGSLQGPESLISTVLSDASTAVYYCNYTSA is encoded by the exons ATGAGCAGTCCTGATGCGGGTTACGCCAGCGACGACCAGACCCAGTCCCagggtgcaaactcaatcatgaTGCCCGTTATGGGTCACTGTGCGTGGGGAGCAGACCCGCTCAGTCCGCGCACAGACACCAAAGGCAAAGGTGAGTCGTGCGCAGGAGCTCCAGGTCGCGGGAAGAGTGAACCCCGGATCCGTAGACCGATGAACGCGTTTATGGTTTGGGCAAAAGACGAGCGCAAAAGGCTTGCACAACAGAACCCGGACCTCCACAATGCGGAGCTCAGTAAAATGCTGG GGAAATCCTGGAAGTCGCTGGCGGTGGCTGAGAAACGTCCGTTTGTGGAGGAGGCGGAGCGACTGCGCGTGCAGCACATGCACGACCACCCCAACTACAAGTACCGTCCACGCCGGCGCAAGCAGGTGAAGCGCATCAAGCGGCTGGACAACAACTTCCTGTTGCAGACTGGCGCACCTGATCCCCAGGCTTCTTCTCTAAGCCTAGAAGGCCTGGGGTTGgcctaccaccaccacccccaccatgAGCACGCTGGTTACCCCCTGTCTGCACCTCCAGGTGGACTGGCGCAGTACTCCGAGTCCCAGGCTCTCCTGGGGCCTGTTGCTTTTGAGGCCTACAGCCTGCCCACGCCGGAGTCGTCTCCACTGGACGAAGTGGAGAGCGAGGGTATGTTTCTGCCGCCCCACGGCCAGCAGGACGAGTGCCCCACGCTGCCCAGCTACCATGGCTACCAGGTGCCGCTCGGCGATTATGCCCCACCTGGGCACCATCCACAGGGTCACCTCACAAACCCACACGTACACCAGCACAGGAGCCCGCACacacagcaccagcagcagcagcagcagcatcagcacagcagcgcgcacacacaccagcacggtgccacacacacacagcaacaggcGCGCCACAGCCCGcacccccagcagcagcagcagcagcaaggcGGCGCGCACGGCCTCCAGCAGGGCAGTGCGCTGGCCCTCCAGCACGCTGGCGCCCATGCACACAGCCCTCTCTCTGGCGTCCACACCAGCCCCCTCTCTCACCCCGGCTCCATGTTCCACAGGCACCTCTCCGCACCCCCCTCTGAGACAGTGCTGCCCAGCTACATGGGCTGTCCAGCGTCGCTGGGAGTCTTCTACGGCGGTGGAGCCAAACGCCCCGGGGGGCAGCACGGTCAGCTCTCCCCGCCCTCGGATGCCCCAGGCCCGGTGGCCAGCTCGGCCGAGCTCCTGGGAGATGTGGACAGCAGCGAATTCGAGCAATACCTCCCCTACGGGGCCCCCGACGGCAGTCTGCAGGGGCCTGAGAGTCTGATATCAACCGTGCTGTCTGATGCATCCACAGCTGTCTACTACTGCAACTACACCAGCGCCTGA